The following are encoded together in the Malaya genurostris strain Urasoe2022 chromosome 3, Malgen_1.1, whole genome shotgun sequence genome:
- the LOC131436926 gene encoding exosome complex component RRP43-like: MDLKTYKKIHPVKYYKDHLENKIRPDGREIGDLRPLAINFASIKTADGSAIVKIGNTTVVCGIKAELAPPKPIEPETGFLIPNIEISPLSSPKYRPGPPCEEAQVYTCSLADAILNSGCVNLRDLCITKEKLVWALYCDLICLDHDGCVFDAAVIALVAALHTLRLPNINHNPDTDEREVLDDEERKLLTLKTIPVTTTFAVFRGTIIADPTAEEEELATSTITITICDSTLSYINKSGGDPLEQDLLDECIENAMKREKSVRSLIRKMLKNKSYI, translated from the exons ATGGATCTCAAAACATACAA AAAAATTCATCCGGTCAAATATTACAAGGATCATTTGGAAAACAAAATACGACCGGACGGACGAGAAATTGGTGACCTACGCCCTCTGGCAATAAACTTTGCTTCGATAAAAACAGCTGATGGTTCTGCTATCGTAAAAATTGGCAACACAACTGTTGTGTGCGGTATAAAGGCAGAACTAGCTCCACCAAAACCAATAGAACCAGAAACTGGATTCCTTATACCGAACATTGAGATTTCACCACTCTCTTCGCCCAAGTATCGGCCGGGGCCACCATGCGAAGAAGCACAAGTGTACACATGTTCGCTTGCTGATGCAATTTTGAATTCCGGATGCGTTAATCTAAGGGATCTATGCATTACTAAAGAAAAGCTTGTGTGGGCACTGTATTGTGATTTGATTTGTTTGGATCATGATGGATGTGTTTTTGATGCTGCAGTGATAGCTTTGGTGGCTGCTTTACACACCCTAAGATTGCCAAACATTAATCACAATCCAGACACGGATGAACGGGAGGTTTTGGACGATGAAGAACGGAAGCTACTGACATTGAAAACGATACCGGTAACCACAACATTCGCTGTGTTTCGTGGGACAATCATAGCCGATCCAACAGCAGAAGAAGAGGAGCTAGCCACGTCCACTATAACGATTACAATTTGTGATTCGACGTTGAGTTATATTAACAAGAGCGGTGGAGATCCACTCGAACAGGACCTACTTGATGAGTGCATTGAAAACGCAATGAAACGAGAAAAATCTGTCCGGTCTCTGATTcggaaaatgttgaaaaataaatcgtatATATAG